The following coding sequences are from one uncultured Cohaesibacter sp. window:
- the rsxC gene encoding electron transport complex subunit RsxC codes for MRLFKIKGGIHPNGHKELAENEQIAQIPLPSLLRIPLKQHTGAPANPIVKKGDAVQKGQIIALSRGAVSASIHAPTSGRIIAIGRFVAPHASGLPEPTITIRPDGKDEWGELPLPLDPFATAPDKIANRVAESGVVGLGGAAFPAAVKLNLRNRTDLHTLIINAAECEPYITCDDRLMRERADEIIDGVEIICHTIGVKKALIGVEKDKPEAIKALNKAVHGHDRYDIKVVEVPTRYPTGFAKHLVQILTGQEVPARALTAEVGVIVQNVATTYAIQQAVRYGRPLISRILTVSGEMIKRKGNFEVLIGTPISHIIEQCGGFVDEPEKLLLGGSMMGDPVSSTRAPVIKGSNGILALGRKETNQKPIMPCIRCTSCVAACPCGLMPYEMAALIKADELDSAVDIGLRDCIACGSCSFVCPANIPLVQYFNYAKGSLTAKQRAAHKQEETKRLVQFHDARMEKIKKEKQEAMARMKAEREAKKRQKDQEDASKAKAANPEEPSSQTDEQKVRAEA; via the coding sequence ATGAGACTATTCAAGATCAAAGGGGGCATTCACCCCAACGGGCACAAGGAACTGGCCGAGAATGAACAGATCGCTCAGATCCCCTTGCCCAGCCTCTTGCGCATACCGCTCAAACAGCATACCGGCGCGCCTGCCAACCCTATTGTAAAAAAGGGAGACGCAGTCCAGAAAGGTCAGATCATCGCCCTTTCCCGTGGTGCAGTCTCAGCCTCCATCCATGCGCCAACGTCTGGCCGCATCATTGCGATCGGGCGTTTTGTAGCCCCGCATGCATCCGGTTTGCCCGAACCGACAATTACCATCCGGCCAGATGGCAAGGATGAATGGGGAGAGCTTCCTCTCCCTCTGGATCCCTTTGCTACCGCCCCTGATAAAATCGCGAACCGTGTTGCGGAATCCGGCGTCGTTGGCCTTGGCGGCGCGGCCTTTCCCGCCGCAGTCAAACTCAACCTTCGCAACCGCACAGACCTTCATACGCTCATTATCAATGCGGCAGAATGTGAACCCTATATCACCTGCGATGACCGGTTGATGAGAGAGCGAGCCGACGAAATCATCGACGGTGTCGAGATCATCTGCCACACCATTGGCGTGAAAAAGGCACTGATTGGCGTGGAAAAGGACAAACCGGAGGCGATCAAGGCTCTCAACAAGGCGGTTCATGGTCATGATCGATACGACATCAAGGTCGTTGAAGTTCCGACCCGTTATCCAACAGGCTTTGCCAAGCATCTGGTGCAAATTCTCACAGGTCAGGAAGTCCCTGCCCGTGCGTTGACGGCTGAAGTGGGTGTTATCGTTCAGAATGTCGCCACGACCTATGCCATCCAGCAGGCCGTACGCTATGGTCGCCCTCTGATCTCGCGCATTCTCACAGTCAGCGGCGAAATGATCAAGCGCAAGGGCAATTTCGAGGTTCTGATCGGAACGCCGATCTCCCACATTATCGAGCAGTGCGGCGGTTTTGTCGACGAACCCGAAAAGCTGCTTCTGGGTGGCTCCATGATGGGGGATCCGGTTTCCAGCACGCGAGCCCCTGTGATCAAGGGGTCCAACGGCATTCTGGCTCTGGGGCGCAAAGAAACCAATCAAAAGCCGATCATGCCCTGCATTCGCTGCACCTCATGCGTTGCGGCCTGCCCTTGTGGCTTGATGCCCTATGAAATGGCAGCCCTCATCAAGGCCGATGAATTGGATAGCGCCGTAGATATCGGCCTTAGAGACTGCATAGCCTGCGGTTCCTGTTCGTTTGTGTGCCCCGCCAACATTCCACTGGTGCAATATTTCAACTATGCCAAGGGCAGCCTTACGGCAAAACAGCGCGCAGCACACAAGCAGGAAGAAACCAAACGCCTCGTTCAATTTCACGATGCACGCATGGAAAAAATCAAGAAAGAAAAGCAAGAAGCCATGGCCCGCATGAAAGCCGAACGAGAGGCCAAGAAACGACAGAAAGACCAGGAGGACGCCTCCAA
- a CDS encoding RnfABCDGE type electron transport complex subunit B: protein MLAAMGALLALGIVLGGGLGLAAHYLRVEGNPIASEIEELLPGSNCGQCGFLGCADAANALADHNAEVTLCPPGGKDLAAALADKLGVEADLSGMKDTGPMIAFVFEDLCIGCTKCSKRCPTDAIVGASKQIHGVVDDACTGCEKCADVCPTGAIAMRKETTTIQTWHWPKPVLPLAS, encoded by the coding sequence ATGTTGGCAGCTATGGGTGCTCTTTTGGCTTTGGGTATTGTTCTGGGTGGCGGGCTTGGCTTGGCTGCACATTACCTGCGTGTTGAAGGCAACCCGATTGCAAGCGAGATCGAAGAGTTGCTTCCTGGCTCAAACTGTGGCCAGTGCGGCTTTCTCGGCTGTGCCGATGCTGCCAATGCACTCGCAGACCATAATGCTGAAGTAACCTTATGCCCTCCGGGCGGCAAGGATCTGGCAGCTGCTCTGGCTGACAAGTTGGGCGTTGAGGCGGACCTTTCGGGCATGAAAGACACCGGACCGATGATTGCCTTCGTGTTCGAAGATCTCTGCATCGGATGTACCAAATGCTCCAAACGCTGTCCGACAGACGCAATCGTGGGGGCTTCCAAGCAAATACACGGCGTTGTCGATGATGCATGCACCGGCTGCGAAAAATGCGCCGATGTCTGCCCGACCGGCGCGATCGCAATGCGCAAAGAAACGACGACCATTCAAACCTGGCACTGGCCGAAACCAGTCCTCCCTCTGGCAAGTTAA
- the rsxA gene encoding electron transport complex subunit RsxA, with protein sequence MEHTLLILLETALVNNVVLVKFLGLCPFMGVSNKLSAALGMGFATTFVLTLAATAAWVVEKFMLEPLGLQYLRILTLILLIAAIVQFTEMAIHKFSPVLHQRLGIFLPLITTNCAVLGVALLNIQEDHTFFESVLFGLGSALGFSLVLVLFAGLRERIKLADVPALFKGTPIAFLTAGFLSLSFMGFAGLVSH encoded by the coding sequence ATGGAACATACTCTGCTGATCCTTCTGGAAACAGCGCTCGTCAACAATGTGGTGCTGGTCAAGTTTTTAGGGCTGTGTCCCTTCATGGGCGTCTCGAACAAGCTTTCCGCTGCTTTGGGCATGGGTTTTGCCACCACATTTGTGCTGACCTTGGCGGCTACTGCGGCGTGGGTGGTTGAGAAATTCATGTTGGAGCCTTTGGGCCTTCAGTATTTGCGCATCCTGACCCTCATTTTGCTGATCGCAGCTATTGTGCAATTCACCGAAATGGCCATTCACAAATTCTCTCCGGTTCTGCACCAGCGTCTGGGTATTTTTCTGCCATTGATCACGACAAACTGCGCGGTGCTCGGTGTTGCTCTGCTGAACATTCAGGAAGATCACACCTTCTTTGAAAGTGTTCTGTTCGGGTTGGGATCCGCTCTTGGCTTCTCACTGGTGCTGGTTCTTTTTGCGGGCCTTAGAGAACGCATCAAGCTGGCAGATGTTCCGGCCCTTTTCAAAGGCACTCCGATTGCCTTTCTCACGGCAGGCTTTCTCTCGCTCTCCTTCATGGGATTTGCAGGGCTGGTTTCCCACTAA
- a CDS encoding ATP-binding protein → MKQQTDMTEQLAKRAQVPFYTVECASRCQLVEFQKQEYEKARLNAVRARMAETEMEYRTREVIDGALYLLQKPLNVMTALSNNLQRSGCGSKEAGGARGAGCNMPMGCALDEALDSGHEAARTLRLSLPNDKHVPHVPVNINEAIRDCLIIAGDRIDASGIEVEWRASPELPMIFSDEITIRVLLRMLLDNAINAIGENGATARAVSVISRVGADRMVEVCLQDSGPGIDRATRTKVFEPFYTAWQSGPHHAGLGLAIARQIVADLHGDIEIRESNVRGSTICVSLPAC, encoded by the coding sequence ATGAAGCAGCAGACCGACATGACAGAACAACTCGCAAAGCGGGCTCAAGTCCCATTCTACACCGTTGAATGCGCATCTCGTTGCCAGCTGGTGGAGTTCCAGAAACAGGAATATGAGAAAGCGCGGCTCAACGCAGTCCGCGCCAGAATGGCTGAAACGGAGATGGAATATCGCACACGCGAGGTCATCGACGGTGCTCTATATCTGTTGCAGAAGCCGCTCAATGTCATGACGGCGCTATCAAACAATTTGCAGAGAAGCGGGTGTGGCTCGAAGGAGGCGGGAGGTGCCAGAGGAGCTGGCTGCAATATGCCAATGGGGTGCGCTCTTGATGAGGCGCTCGATTCCGGTCACGAAGCCGCTCGCACCTTGCGGCTATCGCTACCAAACGACAAACACGTCCCGCATGTCCCGGTCAATATAAATGAAGCGATACGGGACTGCCTTATTATTGCCGGCGACCGCATAGATGCAAGCGGAATTGAGGTCGAGTGGCGTGCAAGTCCGGAACTGCCAATGATTTTCAGCGATGAAATCACAATTCGAGTGCTGCTCCGGATGTTGCTTGATAATGCCATCAACGCCATAGGGGAGAATGGCGCAACCGCCCGTGCGGTCAGCGTCATATCGCGCGTTGGTGCCGATAGAATGGTTGAAGTTTGCCTTCAGGATAGTGGACCCGGCATAGATCGGGCCACCAGAACGAAGGTCTTCGAGCCATTTTATACCGCCTGGCAATCAGGCCCTCACCATGCCGGTTTGGGGTTGGCCATTGCCAGACAGATCGTTGCAGACCTGCATGGTGACATAGAGATCCGCGAGAGCAATGTGCGCGGTTCGACCATATGTGTCAGCCTGCCAGCCTGTTAG
- the nifA gene encoding nif-specific transcriptional activator NifA, producing the protein MSIQCPTTSDEVINHEDGLCPKPVFCAFYRRELETLYKVSQLLGRSLDLHETAREVLRLLHEEGRLHYGMICLLDKASGLLKIIDIHQDEATFTQNVSYLPGEGIVGSILSERKLIVVPRIDEEPRFLDRLGVYDPSRPFIGAPIFLGSNEPAGVFAAQPNYADKFLEDNAKLMQMIASLIGQAILLSSTVQEEQEMLRQERDSLRRRIKRQHGFENIIGETEAMRLVFDQVRMVAKWNTTVLIRGESGTGKELIANAIHYNSPRANEPYLKLNCAALPDNLLESELFGHEKGAFTGATSMRKGRFEQADGGTLFLDEIGEITPAFQSKLLRVLQEGEFERVGGNKTHKVDVRIIAATNKDLEAAVEAGDFREDLYYRLNVMAINMPSLRDRMDDIPELARFLIAKIGQQQGRPLTLKDSAVRLLMRHTWPGNVRELENCLERASVMSADGIIDRDVVSLSGLPEKALIGVPAQPLAPILKTPAAIEESPSENAWQNEELDERERVIAALEEAGWVQAKAARLLDMTPRQIAYRIKILGISVRRI; encoded by the coding sequence ATGAGCATTCAGTGTCCTACGACGTCGGATGAAGTCATCAATCACGAAGATGGTCTGTGCCCAAAGCCCGTCTTCTGTGCCTTTTATCGCAGAGAGTTGGAAACGCTCTACAAGGTGAGCCAGCTGCTGGGCAGATCACTCGATTTGCATGAAACAGCAAGAGAAGTGCTGCGTTTGTTGCATGAAGAGGGACGACTGCATTACGGCATGATTTGCCTGCTCGACAAGGCAAGCGGCTTATTGAAAATAATCGATATTCATCAGGATGAAGCGACTTTCACACAAAATGTCAGTTATTTGCCGGGCGAAGGTATTGTCGGCTCGATTTTGAGTGAACGCAAGCTGATCGTCGTGCCTCGCATCGACGAGGAGCCGCGTTTTCTGGATCGGCTTGGCGTTTACGATCCCAGCCGCCCCTTTATCGGTGCTCCCATATTTCTGGGCTCCAACGAGCCCGCAGGTGTGTTCGCGGCACAGCCGAACTACGCTGACAAGTTTCTTGAAGACAATGCCAAGCTGATGCAGATGATCGCCTCCCTGATCGGGCAGGCCATTCTTCTTTCCAGCACGGTTCAGGAAGAGCAGGAAATGCTGCGCCAGGAACGAGACAGCCTGCGCCGGCGGATCAAGCGTCAGCATGGCTTTGAAAATATCATCGGAGAAACAGAAGCGATGCGGCTTGTGTTCGATCAGGTCCGCATGGTGGCCAAGTGGAACACGACCGTTTTGATCCGAGGCGAAAGTGGCACCGGCAAGGAGCTTATCGCCAATGCCATTCACTATAATTCTCCGCGCGCTAATGAGCCGTATCTCAAGCTCAACTGCGCGGCGCTTCCTGATAACCTGCTGGAATCCGAATTGTTCGGTCATGAAAAAGGGGCGTTTACGGGGGCGACTTCCATGCGCAAGGGCCGCTTTGAGCAGGCCGATGGTGGAACCCTTTTTCTTGATGAAATTGGCGAGATTACGCCAGCCTTTCAGTCCAAGCTTCTCCGTGTTCTGCAGGAGGGAGAATTCGAGCGTGTTGGCGGCAACAAGACCCATAAGGTGGACGTTCGCATCATTGCCGCAACCAACAAGGACTTGGAAGCCGCTGTGGAAGCGGGGGATTTCCGCGAGGATCTTTACTATCGCCTCAATGTTATGGCGATCAACATGCCATCCTTGAGAGATCGTATGGATGATATTCCCGAGCTGGCCCGCTTCCTGATCGCCAAGATCGGGCAACAGCAAGGGCGACCACTAACCCTGAAAGACAGTGCCGTACGTCTGCTCATGCGCCACACTTGGCCGGGCAACGTTCGCGAGTTGGAAAACTGCCTTGAGCGGGCATCGGTGATGAGTGCGGATGGCATTATTGATCGCGATGTGGTCTCCCTGTCCGGCTTGCCCGAAAAAGCGCTCATCGGTGTTCCCGCTCAGCCACTGGCACCAATCCTGAAAACGCCTGCTGCAATAGAAGAAAGCCCTTCAGAGAATGCTTGGCAGAATGAAGAACTGGATGAGCGTGAGCGGGTTATTGCCGCTCTTGAAGAAGCCGGTTGGGTGCAGGCAAAAGCTGCGCGATTGCTTGACATGACTCCTCGTCAGATTGCTTATCGTATCAAAATTCTAGGGATCTCGGTCAGACGCATCTGA